One window from the genome of Streptomyces cadmiisoli encodes:
- a CDS encoding class I SAM-dependent methyltransferase gives MSLQATRSSARPSGDTAGTGRKEAEINTREPIIQEPEAFEPEATRRRADAAESARANRGWWDRNADEYQIEHGTFLGDDRFVWGPEGLDEVEAELLGPPAELKGRAVLEIGAGAAQCARWLAAQGARPVALDLSHRQLQHALRIGGSFPLVCADAAALPFADGSFDLACSAYGALPFVADPRLVLREVRRVLRPGGRFVFSVTHPIRWAFPDEPGPEGLTVSASYFDRTPYVEQDETGRAVYVEHHRTLGDRVRDIAASGFRLVDLVEPEWPAWNTSEWGGWSPLRGALIPGTAIFVCERD, from the coding sequence ATGTCGCTTCAGGCCACGCGCTCCTCGGCGCGCCCCTCCGGTGACACAGCCGGGACGGGCCGGAAGGAGGCCGAGATTAATACGAGGGAGCCGATCATCCAAGAGCCGGAAGCGTTCGAGCCGGAAGCCACCCGACGCCGGGCCGACGCCGCGGAGAGCGCCCGGGCCAACCGTGGCTGGTGGGACCGGAACGCGGACGAGTACCAGATCGAGCACGGCACGTTCCTCGGCGACGACCGCTTCGTCTGGGGGCCGGAGGGCCTCGACGAGGTGGAGGCGGAGCTGCTGGGCCCGCCGGCGGAGCTCAAGGGCAGGGCCGTGCTGGAGATCGGCGCCGGCGCGGCGCAGTGCGCGCGCTGGCTGGCCGCCCAGGGCGCCCGTCCGGTGGCCCTGGACCTCTCGCACCGCCAGCTCCAGCACGCGCTGCGGATCGGCGGATCGTTTCCACTCGTCTGCGCCGACGCCGCCGCGCTCCCCTTCGCGGACGGCTCCTTCGACCTGGCGTGCTCCGCGTACGGGGCGCTGCCGTTCGTGGCGGATCCGCGGCTGGTGCTGCGGGAGGTGCGCAGGGTGCTGCGGCCGGGCGGGCGGTTCGTGTTCTCGGTGACGCACCCGATCCGCTGGGCGTTCCCGGACGAGCCCGGCCCGGAGGGGCTCACGGTGTCGGCGTCCTACTTCGACCGCACGCCCTACGTCGAGCAGGACGAGACCGGCCGTGCGGTGTACGTCGAGCACCACAGGACCCTCGGAGACCGTGTCCGCGACATCGCGGCGTCCGGCTTCCGTCTGGTGGACCTGGTGGAGCCGGAGTGGCCGGCCTGGAACACCTCGGAGTGGGGCGGATGGTCACCGCTGCGCGGCGCTCTGATCCCCGGGACGGCGATCTTCGTCTGCGAGCGGGACTGA
- a CDS encoding lytic transglycosylase domain-containing protein yields MAAQFGRRLRKGAMNTTVAAVAVAALAASQGPGLVTDDSGRQSTTGTQPSADGPAEDSATGNSPYYTDLPPLESPTPSTSADPAGATDVSGDSAAGIPATVLDAYKQAAAELRSAKPGCNLPWQLLAAIGKVESGQARGGKVDANGTTIGRILGPQLNGNGFANISDTDNGAYDGDARYDRAVGPMQFIPSTWAWAGRDGNGDGRKDPNNVYDAALAAGHYLCRFGWDLSDRNDLDRAILSYNNSTEYLNTVLSWLDYYRKGTHEVPDGTGDLPDNRSDNRDDPPGGTSPSTPPAQVPGGGTKPPEPEEPGSGGPTTPPPKPPTPPQTPTDTVDHLEHAGSAELTAMAGEAFGERISARAETEAGKGVGKVRIRFTIVGVTDTTFNGGEKVAVIVTGTSGVAVAPALQAGDATGDFTVRATVVGRTIPGVAYSASVTPRAADSLARTGDAALTCPAGGEFENQVQVKATYKGAVADGVAATATLIKSADDPTANDKGPYFKDADGKAVRTLTDLKTDADGLLTLPKLYADDTAGTYLLRLTTTGGAVLTVELTVTEPASPSPSPDTPASPSPSA; encoded by the coding sequence ATGGCGGCGCAATTCGGCAGGAGGCTGCGCAAGGGGGCGATGAACACCACCGTGGCCGCGGTGGCGGTCGCGGCGCTGGCCGCGTCCCAGGGGCCCGGACTGGTGACCGACGACTCCGGCAGACAGTCCACCACCGGTACGCAGCCGTCGGCCGACGGGCCCGCCGAGGACAGTGCGACCGGCAACTCGCCGTACTACACGGACCTGCCGCCGCTGGAGAGCCCCACTCCCTCGACCAGCGCCGACCCTGCGGGTGCTACGGACGTCTCCGGCGACTCCGCCGCGGGCATACCCGCGACCGTCCTCGACGCCTACAAGCAGGCCGCGGCCGAACTGCGCTCCGCCAAGCCCGGCTGCAACCTGCCCTGGCAACTGCTCGCCGCGATCGGCAAGGTCGAGTCGGGTCAGGCGCGCGGCGGCAAGGTCGACGCGAACGGCACCACGATCGGCCGGATCCTCGGCCCCCAGCTCAACGGCAACGGCTTCGCGAACATCAGCGACACCGACAACGGCGCCTACGACGGCGACGCCAGGTACGACCGCGCCGTGGGCCCCATGCAGTTCATCCCGTCGACCTGGGCCTGGGCGGGCCGGGACGGCAACGGCGACGGCCGCAAGGACCCCAACAACGTCTACGACGCCGCGCTCGCGGCCGGCCACTACCTGTGCCGGTTCGGCTGGGACCTGTCCGACCGGAACGACCTCGACCGCGCGATCCTCAGCTACAACAACTCGACGGAGTACCTGAACACGGTCCTGTCGTGGCTGGACTACTACCGCAAGGGTACGCACGAGGTCCCGGACGGCACCGGCGACCTGCCCGACAACCGCAGCGACAACCGCGACGACCCGCCCGGCGGTACGAGCCCGTCCACGCCGCCCGCGCAGGTTCCGGGAGGCGGCACCAAGCCCCCGGAGCCCGAGGAGCCGGGCAGCGGCGGCCCCACCACCCCGCCCCCGAAGCCGCCGACCCCGCCGCAGACCCCCACCGACACGGTGGACCACCTGGAGCACGCGGGCAGCGCCGAACTCACCGCGATGGCGGGGGAGGCGTTCGGCGAGCGGATCAGCGCCCGCGCCGAGACCGAGGCCGGCAAGGGCGTCGGCAAGGTGCGGATCCGGTTCACGATCGTCGGCGTCACGGACACCACCTTCAACGGCGGCGAGAAGGTCGCCGTGATCGTCACCGGCACCTCCGGCGTGGCCGTCGCGCCGGCGCTGCAAGCAGGTGACGCGACGGGTGACTTCACGGTCCGGGCCACCGTCGTGGGCCGTACGATCCCCGGCGTCGCCTACTCCGCGTCCGTGACCCCCCGCGCCGCCGACAGCCTCGCCCGCACCGGCGACGCCGCGCTCACCTGCCCCGCCGGCGGTGAGTTCGAGAACCAGGTCCAGGTGAAGGCGACGTACAAGGGCGCCGTCGCGGACGGGGTGGCGGCCACCGCGACACTGATCAAGTCGGCGGACGACCCGACGGCGAACGACAAGGGCCCGTACTTCAAGGACGCGGACGGCAAGGCCGTACGCACCCTGACGGATCTGAAGACCGACGCCGACGGTCTGCTGACGCTGCCGAAGCTCTACGCGGACGACACCGCCGGCACCTACCTGCTGCGCCTGACCACCACCGGCGGCGCGGTGCTGACCGTCGAACTGACGGTGACGGAGCCGGCCTCGCCGAGCCCGTCGCCGGACACGCCGGCCTCGCCGTCCCCCTCGGCGTAG
- a CDS encoding SPW_0924 family protein: MRALIAAATGLVLAFALVLTITALGSPSGGTSPKPLLTTVPAHP, from the coding sequence ATGCGCGCCCTGATCGCCGCCGCGACCGGTCTCGTCCTGGCGTTCGCCCTGGTCCTGACGATCACGGCACTCGGATCGCCGTCGGGCGGGACCTCCCCGAAGCCGCTGCTCACCACGGTGCCCGCGCACCCGTAA
- the polA gene encoding DNA polymerase I — protein MAETASKKTDSTAGGSRPRLMLMDGHSLAYRAFFALPAENFTTATGQPTNAIYGFASMLANTLRDEEPTHFAVAFDVSRKTWRSEEFTEYKANRSKTPDEFKGQVELIGELLDAMHAERFAVEGFEADDIIATLATQAEAEGYEVLIVTGDRDSFQLVSENTTVLYPTKGVSELTRFTPEKVFEKYGLTPAQYPDFAALRGDPSDNLPGIPGVGEKTAAKWINQFGSFAELVDRVEEVKGKAGQNLRDHLEAVKLNRRLTELERQVELPRAVTDLAREPYDRKAVSLVLDTLEIRNPSLRERLFGVDPGAEEAEATPVVVDGVELDGTVLGTGELAPWLTEHGAGPVGVATVDTWALGTGSVAEVALATPSGPAAWFDPSELDEADETAFAAWLADAARPKVFHNAKGAMRVFAEHGWTVEGVTMDTALAAYLVKPGRRSFDLEALSLEYLHRELTPAATADGQLAFGADDGAEAEALMIQARSVVDLGEAFEGRLRDVGAADLLRDVELPTSALLARMERHGIASDRAHLEAMEQMFAGAVQQAVKEAHAAAGHEFNLGSPKQLQEVLFGELALPKTKKTKTGYTTDADALAWLAGQTDNELPVIMLRHREQAKLRVTVEGLIKTIATDGRIHTTFNQTVAATGRLSSTDPNLQNIPVRTDEGRAIRRGFVVGEGFESLMTADYSQIELRVMAHLSEDEGLIEAFTSGEDLHTTAAAQVFSVEPTAVDAEMRRKIKAMSYGLAYGLSAFGLSQQLNIEAGEARALMDAYFERFGGVRDYLRRAVDEARATGYTETLFGRRRYLPDLNSDNRQRRETAERMALNAPIQGTAADIVKIAMLKVDEALRAADLRSRMLLQVHDEIVLEIAPGERAATEEIVRREMAGAVHLRAPLDVSVGVGSDWESAAH, from the coding sequence GTGGCAGAGACAGCATCGAAGAAGACCGACAGCACCGCCGGCGGCAGCCGTCCGCGCCTGATGCTCATGGACGGGCACTCGCTCGCCTACCGAGCGTTCTTCGCGCTGCCCGCGGAGAACTTCACGACGGCGACTGGCCAGCCGACGAACGCGATCTACGGCTTCGCGTCGATGCTGGCCAACACGCTCCGTGACGAGGAACCCACGCACTTCGCGGTGGCCTTCGACGTCTCCCGCAAGACCTGGCGCTCCGAGGAGTTCACGGAGTACAAGGCGAACCGCTCCAAGACCCCGGACGAGTTCAAGGGCCAGGTGGAGCTGATCGGCGAGCTGCTCGACGCGATGCACGCCGAGCGCTTCGCCGTCGAGGGGTTCGAGGCCGACGACATCATCGCCACGCTCGCCACCCAGGCCGAGGCCGAGGGCTACGAGGTGCTGATCGTCACCGGCGACCGCGACTCCTTCCAGCTGGTCTCCGAGAACACGACCGTCCTGTACCCGACGAAGGGCGTCTCGGAGCTGACCCGGTTCACCCCCGAGAAGGTATTCGAGAAGTACGGGTTGACGCCCGCGCAGTACCCGGACTTCGCGGCCCTGCGCGGCGACCCGTCGGACAACCTGCCCGGCATTCCCGGCGTCGGCGAGAAGACGGCCGCGAAGTGGATCAACCAGTTCGGTTCCTTCGCCGAGCTCGTGGACCGTGTCGAGGAGGTCAAGGGCAAGGCCGGCCAGAACCTCCGCGACCACCTGGAGGCGGTGAAGCTGAACCGCCGGCTGACCGAGCTGGAGCGGCAGGTCGAGCTGCCCAGGGCCGTCACCGACCTGGCCCGCGAGCCGTACGACCGCAAGGCGGTCTCCCTGGTGCTCGACACCCTGGAGATCAGGAACCCGTCGCTGCGCGAGCGGCTGTTCGGTGTGGACCCGGGCGCCGAGGAGGCCGAGGCCACCCCGGTCGTTGTCGACGGCGTGGAACTCGACGGCACGGTGCTCGGCACCGGCGAGCTGGCCCCGTGGCTCACGGAGCACGGCGCGGGCCCCGTCGGTGTCGCCACGGTCGACACCTGGGCGCTCGGCACCGGCTCGGTGGCCGAGGTCGCTCTCGCGACGCCCTCGGGACCGGCCGCCTGGTTCGATCCGTCCGAGCTGGACGAGGCCGATGAGACCGCCTTCGCCGCGTGGCTGGCCGACGCCGCCCGGCCCAAGGTCTTCCACAACGCCAAGGGCGCCATGCGGGTGTTCGCCGAGCACGGCTGGACCGTCGAGGGCGTCACGATGGACACCGCGCTGGCCGCCTATCTGGTCAAGCCGGGCCGCCGCTCGTTCGACCTGGAGGCGCTCTCCCTGGAGTACCTGCACCGGGAGCTGACCCCCGCCGCCACCGCCGACGGACAGCTGGCGTTCGGCGCGGACGACGGAGCCGAGGCCGAGGCGCTGATGATCCAGGCCCGTTCGGTCGTCGACCTGGGCGAGGCCTTCGAGGGCCGGCTGCGCGACGTCGGCGCCGCGGACCTGCTGCGCGACGTGGAGCTGCCCACCTCGGCCCTGCTGGCCCGGATGGAGCGGCACGGCATCGCCTCCGACCGCGCCCACCTGGAAGCCATGGAGCAGATGTTCGCCGGTGCCGTGCAGCAGGCGGTCAAGGAGGCCCACGCGGCGGCCGGGCACGAGTTCAACCTGGGCTCGCCCAAGCAGCTGCAGGAGGTCCTCTTCGGCGAGCTGGCCCTGCCGAAGACCAAGAAGACGAAGACGGGCTACACCACCGACGCGGACGCCCTGGCGTGGCTCGCCGGCCAGACCGACAACGAACTGCCCGTGATCATGCTCCGCCACCGTGAGCAGGCGAAGCTGCGCGTCACCGTCGAGGGCCTGATCAAGACCATCGCGACGGACGGCCGGATCCACACGACCTTCAACCAGACCGTCGCCGCGACCGGCCGCCTGTCCTCCACGGACCCCAACCTGCAGAACATCCCGGTCCGCACCGACGAGGGCCGGGCGATCCGCCGCGGCTTCGTGGTCGGCGAGGGCTTCGAATCGCTCATGACGGCGGACTACAGCCAGATCGAGCTGCGGGTGATGGCCCATCTGTCCGAGGACGAGGGCCTGATCGAGGCGTTCACCTCCGGTGAGGACCTGCACACCACGGCCGCCGCGCAGGTGTTCTCCGTCGAGCCGACGGCGGTGGACGCGGAGATGCGCCGCAAGATCAAGGCGATGTCGTACGGCCTGGCGTACGGGCTGTCGGCCTTCGGCCTCTCGCAGCAGCTGAACATCGAGGCGGGCGAGGCCCGCGCCCTGATGGACGCCTATTTCGAGCGTTTCGGCGGCGTCCGGGACTACCTGCGCCGAGCCGTGGACGAGGCGAGGGCCACCGGCTACACCGAGACCCTCTTCGGCCGCCGCCGCTATCTGCCCGACCTCAACAGCGACAACCGTCAGCGCCGCGAGACGGCCGAACGCATGGCCCTCAACGCGCCCATCCAGGGCACGGCGGCGGACATCGTCAAGATCGCCATGCTCAAGGTGGACGAGGCCCTGCGGGCCGCGGACCTCAGGTCCCGGATGCTCCTCCAGGTGCACGACGAAATCGTCCTGGAGATCGCCCCCGGCGAGCGGGCGGCGACCGAGGAGATCGTCCGCCGCGAGATGGCCGGCGCCGTGCACCTGAGGGCACCGCTGGACGTCTCGGTGGGCGTGGGCTCCGACTGGGAGTCGGCAGCGCACTAG
- a CDS encoding ATP-dependent helicase C-terminal domain-containing protein, protein MIRHDALDALPVRTALPALREALEGHGAAVLVAPPGTGKTTLVPPTLAGLLGGGPARRVVVAEPRRIAARAAARRMAWLLGEKVGASVGYTVRGERVVGRHTRVEVVTTGVLLQRLQRDQELSGVDVVVLDEVHERHLDADTVAAFLWDVREALRPELRLVAASATTDADGWARLLGGAPVVAAEGVAHPVEVVWAPPGRPVRPPHGMRVDPALLTHVASVVRRALAERSGDVLCFLPGVGEIARVAGQLDGLGDVEVLQVHGRAPAAVQDAVLSPGTRRRVVLSTAVAESSLTVPGVRVVVDSGLAREPRVDHARGLSALTTTRASQASGRQRSGRAGREAPGVVYRCWTEAEDTRLPRFPAPEIQLADLTAFALQAACWGDPDASGLALLDPPPAGAMAAARTVLAAVGAVDATGRATERGVRLARLGVHPRLGRALLDAAPVVGTELAAEVVALLSEEAPREYGDDLAAALRTARRGNDAAARRWQAEVRRLRTRLRGDADAAPGGITSGAAHVGRPGAAAGETSPGGTATHPGAASAANGPASPSGAAARSGRTAGAATPSGAAAHPGRPGAADGAGSFLGTDRAAGLVAALAFPERVARADAGTYLMVSGTRAELGDGSALRGAAWLAVAVADRPVGKGHARVRLAAEVDEGVARLAAGALRFEGREVHWADGDVVARRVERLGAVELAVRPLREAGAGPVREALLEGLRREGFGLLRWSRDADVLRQRLAFLRLHLGEPWPDVADEALHARVDEWLEPELGRARRRADLARIDAGTALARLLPWASGDAARLDALAPERITVPSGSAIRIDYADPERPVLAVKLQEMFGLEESPRVAGVPLLVHLLSPAGRPAAVTADLASFWRDGYKGVRGELRGRYPKHPWPEDPASAEPTRHTNARLRR, encoded by the coding sequence GTGATCCGCCACGACGCCCTGGACGCGCTGCCCGTCCGCACCGCCCTGCCCGCCCTGCGCGAAGCCCTGGAGGGGCACGGCGCCGCCGTGCTCGTCGCACCACCCGGCACCGGTAAGACGACGCTGGTGCCGCCGACGCTCGCGGGCCTGCTCGGCGGCGGTCCGGCACGCCGGGTGGTGGTCGCCGAGCCGCGGCGGATCGCGGCGCGGGCGGCGGCGCGGCGGATGGCGTGGCTGCTGGGCGAGAAGGTCGGCGCGAGCGTCGGCTACACGGTCCGCGGCGAACGTGTCGTCGGGCGGCACACGCGCGTGGAGGTGGTCACGACCGGTGTGCTGCTCCAGCGGCTCCAGCGGGACCAGGAGCTGAGCGGCGTCGACGTGGTCGTGCTCGACGAGGTGCACGAGCGCCATCTGGACGCGGACACGGTGGCGGCGTTCCTGTGGGACGTACGGGAGGCACTGCGGCCCGAGCTGCGGCTGGTGGCCGCGTCGGCGACGACCGACGCCGACGGGTGGGCCCGGCTGCTGGGCGGGGCGCCGGTCGTGGCGGCGGAGGGCGTCGCGCATCCGGTGGAGGTGGTGTGGGCGCCGCCCGGGCGTCCCGTGCGGCCGCCGCACGGCATGCGGGTCGATCCCGCGCTGCTGACGCACGTGGCGTCGGTGGTGCGGCGCGCGCTGGCCGAGCGGTCCGGGGACGTGCTGTGTTTCCTGCCGGGTGTCGGGGAGATCGCCCGGGTCGCCGGGCAGCTGGACGGGCTGGGGGACGTCGAGGTGCTCCAGGTGCACGGGCGGGCTCCGGCGGCCGTGCAGGACGCGGTGCTGTCGCCCGGGACGCGGCGCCGGGTGGTGCTCTCGACAGCGGTGGCGGAGTCCTCGCTGACGGTGCCCGGGGTGCGGGTGGTCGTCGACTCGGGACTCGCTCGGGAGCCGCGGGTGGATCACGCGCGCGGGCTGAGCGCGTTGACGACGACACGGGCGTCGCAGGCGTCGGGACGGCAGCGGTCGGGACGCGCCGGACGCGAGGCGCCGGGCGTGGTGTACCGGTGCTGGACGGAGGCCGAGGACACCCGCCTGCCGCGTTTTCCGGCGCCGGAGATCCAGCTGGCCGACCTGACGGCGTTCGCGCTCCAGGCGGCGTGCTGGGGCGATCCCGACGCTTCCGGACTGGCGCTGCTGGATCCCCCGCCGGCCGGGGCGATGGCCGCCGCGCGGACCGTGCTGGCGGCGGTGGGGGCGGTCGACGCCACTGGGCGGGCCACGGAGCGCGGGGTACGGCTGGCCCGGCTGGGCGTGCACCCCCGGTTGGGCCGGGCGCTGCTCGACGCGGCGCCCGTCGTCGGCACCGAGCTGGCCGCGGAGGTCGTCGCCCTGCTGAGCGAGGAGGCGCCGCGGGAGTACGGGGACGACCTCGCCGCCGCCCTGCGCACGGCCCGGCGCGGCAACGACGCCGCCGCGCGGCGCTGGCAGGCGGAGGTCCGGCGGCTGCGCACGCGGCTGCGGGGCGACGCCGACGCGGCGCCCGGTGGCATCACCTCCGGCGCGGCGCACGTCGGCCGACCGGGTGCGGCGGCCGGAGAAACCTCCCCCGGTGGTACGGCAACGCACCCCGGGGCGGCGAGCGCGGCCAACGGCCCAGCCTCCCCCAGCGGCGCGGCCGCACGCTCCGGGCGGACGGCCGGAGCAGCGACCCCGAGCGGTGCAGCCGCACACCCCGGACGACCGGGCGCGGCGGACGGAGCAGGTTCCTTCCTCGGTACGGACCGGGCGGCCGGGCTGGTCGCCGCACTCGCCTTCCCCGAGCGGGTGGCGCGGGCCGACGCGGGCACCTACCTCATGGTCTCCGGGACACGGGCCGAGCTCGGGGACGGATCCGCGCTGCGCGGCGCCGCGTGGCTGGCCGTCGCGGTCGCCGACCGCCCCGTGGGCAAGGGGCACGCGCGCGTACGGCTCGCCGCCGAGGTCGACGAGGGGGTGGCCCGGCTGGCGGCGGGGGCCCTGCGCTTCGAGGGCCGGGAGGTCCACTGGGCGGACGGGGACGTCGTCGCGCGGCGGGTGGAGCGGCTCGGGGCCGTGGAGCTGGCGGTGCGCCCGCTCAGGGAGGCCGGCGCCGGACCGGTGCGCGAGGCGCTGCTCGAAGGGCTGCGGCGGGAGGGCTTCGGACTGCTGCGGTGGTCGCGGGACGCGGACGTGCTGCGGCAGCGGCTGGCCTTTCTGCGTCTGCACCTGGGCGAGCCGTGGCCGGACGTCGCCGACGAGGCGCTGCACGCGCGCGTGGACGAATGGCTGGAGCCGGAGCTCGGCCGGGCCCGACGGCGCGCCGATCTCGCGCGGATCGACGCCGGGACCGCGCTCGCCCGGCTGCTTCCGTGGGCCTCCGGGGACGCGGCGCGGCTGGACGCGCTGGCGCCGGAGCGGATCACCGTGCCGAGCGGGTCCGCGATCCGGATCGACTACGCGGATCCGGAGCGGCCCGTACTGGCCGTGAAGTTGCAGGAGATGTTCGGGCTGGAGGAGTCGCCCCGTGTCGCCGGGGTGCCGCTGCTCGTGCATCTGCTGTCCCCCGCCGGGCGTCCGGCGGCGGTCACCGCCGATCTGGCGTCGTTCTGGCGGGACGGCTACAAGGGGGTCCGGGGGGAGCTGCGCGGCCGGTATCCGAAGCATCCTTGGCCCGAGGATCCCGCGTCGGCCGAGCCGACGCGGCACACCAACGCGCGGCTCAGGCGGTGA
- a CDS encoding DUF4184 family protein, with protein MPFTLSHAAAVLPAVRTDGTGRGALVPSALIAGSFAPDMTYYAASVLSGAMEFGEVTHSFAGVFTVDVLVAWALVGLWLLVRAPLVALLPRGWQPRVATLVRCGAARARVRPVFAARWYVSAALGSLTHVVWDAFTHLDRWGMRLFPVLGQEVAGSPLYWYLQYGGSAVAAVVITLFLVHALRHTPAVEPVGVPVLSRRDRCWAAAVIGGCALAAAVHRATRWWAYWGSSAKPWELIPTVCFGAGAGLVVGVLLYAVALTLRRRPEPAAHPPEPVAGKQR; from the coding sequence TTGCCGTTCACCTTGAGTCATGCGGCAGCCGTGCTGCCCGCCGTACGCACCGACGGCACCGGCCGGGGGGCACTGGTGCCGTCCGCCCTCATAGCGGGTTCTTTCGCACCCGACATGACCTACTACGCGGCAAGTGTCCTGTCCGGTGCGATGGAGTTCGGTGAGGTGACGCACTCCTTCGCGGGCGTGTTCACCGTCGACGTGCTGGTCGCCTGGGCGCTGGTGGGGCTGTGGCTGCTGGTCCGCGCGCCGCTGGTGGCGCTGCTGCCGCGGGGGTGGCAGCCGCGGGTGGCCACGCTCGTGCGCTGCGGGGCGGCACGCGCGCGCGTACGGCCGGTTTTCGCGGCGCGCTGGTACGTGTCCGCGGCGCTCGGCTCCCTCACCCATGTCGTGTGGGACGCGTTCACACATCTCGACCGGTGGGGCATGCGGCTGTTTCCCGTCCTGGGGCAGGAGGTGGCGGGGTCACCGCTGTACTGGTACCTGCAATACGGCGGTTCCGCCGTGGCCGCCGTGGTGATCACCCTGTTCCTCGTGCACGCGCTGCGCCACACCCCCGCCGTCGAGCCGGTGGGCGTACCCGTCCTGTCCCGCCGGGACCGGTGCTGGGCCGCCGCCGTGATCGGCGGCTGTGCGCTGGCCGCCGCGGTGCACCGGGCGACGCGGTGGTGGGCGTACTGGGGGTCCTCGGCCAAGCCCTGGGAACTGATCCCGACCGTGTGCTTCGGCGCCGGCGCCGGCCTGGTCGTGGGCGTACTGCTCTACGCCGTGGCCCTCACGCTCCGACGCCGGCCCGAACCCGCCGCCCACCCACCGGAGCCGGTCGCCGGGAAGCAGCGGTGA
- a CDS encoding DUF3068 domain-containing protein gives MRRKAGLILLALAVFFAALSPLLRWYAFPRLAKIPPNQYQEMVLEARDATLLDYGTMTARKVDKVTIVQTLKGNVEASERIERTAGRDVVVWDGLSYIEGPDGKMVSKVPERYIFDAHTQEPVHATGEMVDGDPVRREGIEFKWPFLTEKRAYQYFDAQARVTAPIHYKGTQDFRGVEVYYFEQTIPWTQVEFPKTLPVEGITPESVAETGTTRWYTTVRKFWVEPLTGAPVYGEEIHKEELRGGTLLGGRDKVTAFSGHVKMREDYIKDTVDLVKSNRTVVLLMTSYLPWGFLFLAGLLLSLSLYLEARGRRPGDPAPDTALEPEPVTA, from the coding sequence ATGCGTCGCAAGGCCGGCCTGATCCTGCTCGCCCTCGCCGTGTTCTTCGCGGCGCTGTCCCCACTGCTGCGCTGGTACGCCTTCCCGCGCCTCGCCAAGATCCCGCCGAACCAGTACCAGGAGATGGTGCTGGAGGCCAGGGACGCCACCCTGCTCGACTACGGCACCATGACCGCCCGCAAGGTCGACAAGGTGACCATCGTGCAGACCCTCAAGGGCAACGTGGAGGCCTCCGAGCGGATCGAGCGGACAGCGGGCCGCGACGTCGTCGTCTGGGACGGCCTGTCCTACATCGAGGGGCCCGACGGCAAGATGGTGTCGAAAGTCCCGGAACGGTACATCTTCGACGCCCACACCCAGGAACCCGTGCACGCCACCGGCGAGATGGTCGACGGCGACCCCGTGCGCCGCGAGGGCATCGAGTTCAAATGGCCCTTCCTGACCGAGAAGCGGGCCTACCAGTACTTCGACGCGCAGGCCCGTGTCACCGCGCCCATCCACTACAAGGGCACCCAGGACTTCCGCGGCGTCGAGGTGTACTACTTCGAGCAGACCATCCCCTGGACGCAGGTCGAGTTCCCCAAGACCCTGCCCGTCGAGGGCATCACCCCGGAGTCCGTCGCCGAGACCGGCACCACACGCTGGTACACCACGGTCCGCAAGTTCTGGGTCGAACCGCTCACCGGCGCACCCGTCTACGGCGAGGAGATCCACAAGGAGGAGCTGCGCGGCGGCACCCTGCTCGGCGGCCGCGACAAGGTCACCGCGTTCTCCGGCCACGTGAAAATGCGTGAGGACTACATCAAGGACACCGTCGACCTGGTGAAGTCGAACCGCACCGTCGTCCTGCTGATGACCTCGTACCTGCCGTGGGGCTTCCTGTTCCTCGCCGGCCTGCTCCTGTCCCTCTCCCTCTACCTGGAGGCGCGCGGCCGCCGCCCCGGCGACCCCGCCCCCGACACGGCCTTAGAACCCGAGCCGGTCACCGCCTGA